The Salegentibacter sp. Hel_I_6 region TCAGGGTTCAGGATTTCTTAGAATATGAAAACCAAATTTACGTAGTCACTTACAGATCAGGAATCTTTAAAATTTTAAATAAGGATGATCAAACAGAATTGGTTAAAGTAAATGATCATAAATTCATCTATTCAGTTTTAGTGAATAATGATAGTATTTACAGCAGTAACAATGGTTTTTTTACTAAAAGCCCGATAAGCGATTATTTAACGGAAAGCGATTCTGTTCCCTTAGAAAAACACGGAGCTTCTATTATTTGGGACTACGCTAAAACCAGGGATCATAAAATTTTTGCTGCTGCCTGGGGTATATACGATACCAACGGGGGAATATATGAATTGGTAGATGATAAAATGGTTTCCAGGGCTGCTGAATTCAAATTGCCGAGCAAAGAAGTAATCTCCCTGGCCTATGATCCAAAATTTGAAAAACTATATGTCGGTACCAAAGATGCAGGATTATTCGAAATCGCTTTAAATCCGCAGATCAAATTTCACGAAGTTCCGGGTAAGAATATTCTTGGATTTGCGAAAACTGAAAACACTTCCGCAGTTTTACAAAATGATGCTATTGTTATAAAAAGTGGCGACGAGGAAAAGAGAATTACTTTACCGCAACTTAAAAATTGGCAGGAGGCCTATGTATTAAATACTAAAATGCCCTTGCCAGAACACAAGGACGATTTTTATGAACTGGATCATTCTACAAAAGCTGAAGAAATTAGTTTTTACGATATAAAAGCAAACCAAAATACTTATTGGATAAATACCAATATAGGAGTGTTTGCTATAAAAGATTCCGGAAAATTGAATAGGTATTTACCATTGCATTCAGAGGAGATTAATTTTACGAAAACGGGAAATCTTATAGAAACCAATCCTTACGGTGGGGTTAGAGTGTATAGTGACCTGGACCTTTTTAATTATACCCATTTTCCAAAGGAAAATTCCCAAACCCCTACTATGGTGGTAAGTAGTTTGCAGCGGGGAAATAAAACTTATTTTCTGTCTGTTTTTTCCGGGCTTTATACCTGTGAGAACAATGAATTTAAATCCTATCTCGATAATGGAGTCTGGAGCGAAAAAAAATTAAAGCATATCACAGTATTAGGAAAAGATCTCGCTATTTCAAATGAATTTGGGGATGTGTTTATTATTAAAGATGATGAATCATTTAGAATAGAAAATAAGATACCCCGGGCCAAAATACAGGGGAATTCTATTTCTTTTTTAGAGAATTACAAGGAAACTTTAATCATTGGAACCGAAAAGGGATTAACGCTTTATAAAAACGGGCGTTTTATATTTTTAGATGAGGAACAGGGCCTGGAGCAAGCTTTATTAAGCGCTGAAGTAACTCAAAGCAGCATATCTATAGGAAGTAAAAATGGTTACTACGATGTAGACCTTAATGCCGTTTTGGATACAAATACTTTGGTAGATCAAATAGAACTCAAAGAGGTTTTTATCAATAACAAAAAATTTGCTTTAGGCTCTTATAACGTGCAGGACAATCTAAAATTGGCGTATAACCAAAATACCATATTGCTAAATTTCAGCACGAATGCACATCCTTATCCGAATAAATTAAAATATCAATACCGATTAAATGAAGATGACCCCTGGAGTATTATATCTTCCAAACCTGAAATATTCCTAGCCTCTCTACCCACAGAAAATTATAATATAGATGTAAAAGTATCAGACGAAAGTACCGGTTTGAGTTATACTCAGCCCTTGCTTAACTTGACAGTGCTTCCACCATTTTGGAAAACCTGGTGGTTTATTAGTCTTATTGTAGGCCTTGGAATTTTGGGAATTTACAGTATTTATAGATTTCAAATTAAGCAGCATCAGAAATTTGAAGCACAAAAAAGATTGATCAAAAAGCGTTTTGAAGAAACTAAAATGGAAGCTTTATTGGCGCAAATGAATCCACATTTTATCTTTAATGCGATGAATTCCATCCAATACTATATTATGGACAGTGATATAGACAAAGCCACGGTATTTTTGGGTGATTTTTCAAAATTGATCAGGCTAAACCTGGACCATTGTACCAAACCCACTATTTTATTGATTGAAGAAATAGAATATCTACAGTCCTATATCCGGGTGGAAAATACACGATTCAATAATAAGATCAAGGTGGAATTTGAAATAGATCCTTCAATCGATCCTTACGAAATAGAAATTCCCACAATGTTATTACAAACCTTTGTAGAGAATGTATTCGTACACGCTTTTCCGCCTGATGTAACCAATCCCACTTTAAAAGTTTCTTTTAAGTTGCTTTCTGAAGATATTCTGCAATGCAAAATCGAAGACAACGGGATAGGTTTCTCGAACAACTCAACGAATAAACTGCACGAATCCAAAGGAGTTTCCCTGGTAAAGGAGCGATTAGCATTGCTGGGTTACGATATTAAAGAAGCAGTTAAGATAAATTCGATTAAAAATAAAGGCACTTCCGTTACTCTTAAACTAAAGGTCTAACGATAACTTTAAGATTCCATACGTTTACTAAACAAACATTCTTTGCTTTAACATAATATTTAGTTTTACAACAAATTGGAGCAAGTGTCAGCTACACCTTAATTGGTATTGCTTTCAAGAAAATATTATGAGTAGGGTCGTTTTATTTTCTGAAGCTACTGTAGAGGTCACTTCTCTAATCTTTTCTAAACACTCCTCCTAAGTACAGATTTCCTTAACTTTATGGTATTCAAATAAATATCATGAAAAATTATACTTCCGCTATTTTAATTACAATGTTGTCCTTATGCTTCCTTCAATGTAAGGGACAAACCAATAATACCAATTCAAATTATACCTTTCAGGGAGGTAGTCTTGATGGCATCGGGAAATTTTATAAAGGCCGGGAGATCTCCCATGTGATGGGGTACCAGGGAATAAATTGGCTGGAACGCCCCGAGCGGGAACAAGAAGAAAATACCAGCAAACTTATTCAAAATATGAAAATTGAGTCCGGCGATACTATCGCCGATATAGGCGCCGGCTCTGGATACCACGTGTTCAAAATGGCACCAAAGGCAGGACAGGGATTGATCTTTGCTGTAGATATTCAGTCTGAAATGTTGCAAGCCATTCGGGATCGAAAAAAGAAAGAAGATATTAACCAAATTAAAGTAGTAAAAGGAACAGAAAAATCGGTGAACCTTCCGGAAAATTCGGTAGATAAGATATTGATGGTAGACGTATACCACGAATTCAGCTTCCCGGTAGAAATGCTCACTTCAATGCATAAAGCTTTGCGGGCCGACGGAAAGATATTCCTAATTGAATACCGCGGCGAAGATGCTTCTATCCCTATTAAAAAACTTCATAAAATGACAGAAGCCCAGGCCGTAAAGGAATTCAAAGCAAACGGGTTCTTACTTGAAGAAAATATCGATAATCTACCCTGGCAGCACTGTATGGTCTTCATAAAAGAATAAAGTTTACTTAAGACCACCTTCTGTGGGGTAAAGCACATTAACACTAATAGATTACGATATTGGAAAAGCCGGCTAAATAATTTCCGAATTAATTAAAGGTACTACAGTAATTCTAAAGCTATAGTAGAAGTTACAGCGCTAATCTTTTTAATGAGATCTAAAATTACTAGATAGCAAAGATTGGTTAATTTACTTTGTAAAGTGTGGTTACTACAACTCCTTTAAATCCCGGCGACTTAATAGATAGTAATTGTTTTTCTTCTTTTACCTTAAAGTTAAACGGTGACGCTAAAAGGTTTACACCACTTTGTTTTTTTAATCTGATTCCCTGTCCAGAGATAATATCTTTATTGGGTTCAAAATTTCCTTCCGGTAAATGCTCGGTTAGGATAACATATTTATAATTATATAACTTTTCTATTACACATTTTATTTCCGTATTCGATAAATGTTGCAAAACCTGCCTTAAAATCACGCAATCTCCCAGGGGCAAATTTTCTTTTGCGATATCTAAAGAATGGAATTCTAAATTTTCTGTTTTAAATGTTTTCTTGTTATGCGCTATAAGCTCTGGAACTATGTCTACGGCAATATATTTTTGGGAGTGCTCCACCAATTCCTTACCAATATTAAAATCGCCGCACCCCAGATCACAAACCACCGGTGGCGTTTCAAATTCTTTTAAAAAACTGGATACTAAAGCTATGTAGGAGTTTACTAAATCAGGATGATGGGAGCCTAAACCAGAGTAATATTCATATTTATCACCACCCCACAGGTTGTGTTCATATATCTGAGCCATAGTATCTTTAGTTGGCCAGGGCTTTTTTACTTTTCTATTTTTTGTCATTTAAATAATAAATCAAAATGTTACCGGATCTTAGATAAGGTATAATGAGTATGCCCCTAGAAAGCAAAATCCTGCTCCGAATTCTGGGGAAAATCCCCGTTTATTTAAGAAGAAAAAAGATCAGGAAATCTCTTCTAATATTTCCTTAGCATAGGTTTTTGATATTGGGATGCTGCTGTTATTTATAATAATTTCTTTAGTATTAAAAGCAGTAACACAATTTTTATTTATAACAAATGAACGGTGTACTTGTATAAATGATGAAGAATTCATTTGTTCTAAAAAGTCTTTGATGCTGGAACGAATTAATTTTTCAGAATCTTTTAGATGAAGTATTAAATACTGATCTTCCTTTTTTGCAAATAAAATTTGCTCTTCAGAAAGGATTATTTTTCGGTTTTTGTCCCTTACAATAATTTGCGCCTTGTTATTTATTTTACTTACTGCCAATTCCACAGCAATATATAAATCCTTATTGTTAAAGGGTTTTACTAAATAGCTGGTTGGTTTTGTAGCAATTGCCTTTTTAATAGTCTCTTCATCATTAAAGGCAGTAAGATAAATGATAGGTATATCTAATTGATTTCCTAACCAAACCCCTGTTTTTAAACCTTCTACTCTTATGTCTAAAATGGCAATATCTGGTTTTAGTTGGTGGATCTCTATTAGCGCAGTTTCTGCGTTGGTTGCCATCCCGCAAATTTTAAAATCTAAATCTTCTAGGGTCTGTTTTAAAAGCTCCTGGGTTATAATTTCGTCTTCTAAAATATAGATTTTTATGCTACTCATTTGTTGAAAAAAGTAAGGTTAATTTAAAATTAGTGGTGTTTTCAATCTTTAAATCTCCTTTTAATTGCTTGTTCATCATTTCTATAATTTTCATACCCATAGACTCTTTTTGATTCGCTTGCTTTTTAAAACTACCATTGTCAAAATATTCAAATACATACTTTTTATCTCGCTTTTTAAAATGTATAAAAATTTCTGGGTTTTCGGTATCGGGAAAAGCGTGTTTGTTGGAATTATTTATTAATTCATTTAGTAAAAGTGAAAATGGAGTAGCCTGCTTGATGCTTAAAAGGGAAGTATCTATGTCTAGATGATATTTTACATTTTTTGGAAAAAGCTTTTGATAATAGGCTACACTATTTTCTATATTTTCTTTAATAGAAATGAAATCCTGATTACTTGTATTATACAACAGGTTATGAATACCGGCGATAGATTCGATCCTGCTTTGGCTATCCTGTAATTTTGTTTTTAGTTCCTTATTAGTACTTTTTGCCATTTGCAATCCCAGTAATCCAGAAACAATTTGTAGGTTATTTTTAATCCTATGATGGATTTCCAACATCATAGTATGTTTAGTTTTTGCATCGTTTAAAGCAATTTCATTTTTTGCAAATAAGTCCTGTTTTATTTTATACTGATAAAACAAATACAGAATAGTGAGCGAAACAGAAAGAAAGAGTAATAGAGCAAACCACCATGTTTTATAAAAAACTTCTTCAGAAATTATCTTAAGAGCAATTCTTTCTCCTAATTTTTGTTTAGAAATATTGTAAGCTTCAACTTGTAAGATATAAGTTCCTGCTGCCAGATTTGCAAACAGCAGTTCCCTTCCAGAAAAGGTGGTAAACCATTGTAAATCACTTTCGGAATTCAATAAGCGAAACCGGTACTTGATATCCTGAGGGTTTGTTTGCCCTAAAACAGATATTGTTGCCGAAAACCTTCTATATTCTGAAGGCAATACAATCTCGCTGGTGTTGTTTAGAAAGTCAGGGGAGGTATTAATTTTCCAGCGATCGTTCTCTGAATTAAAAAATGAAATTGAGGTAAATTGAGGCTGAATTCTGAGATCTTTTTCAACCAATCCATCAGGCTTAAAATAGCTTAGACCTCTAAAATTCCCCATAAAAATACTGCCATCCTGCTCATCTTTATAAGTGCTGAATCTATTGCCTTTAAGCTCATAAACTCCATCTTTGTTAGTATATCTAATTATTTGTTTAGAAGACGGTTCTAAAGAAACAATTCCCGCATACGTATTTAACCATAAAGTACCAGTATTGTCTGCAACCATACCAACTATGGAAGCATTTAATTCATCTTCGTAAAACAGATTTAATTTTTTAGTTGCTGTATCAAACGTATAAATTTCACCAAATTTTGTAGAAACCAGAATACCGTAATCTTCCAGGTAGTTTATAGATAGCAAATGATCTGTTTCCACATTTTCAAATTCGTAGGTTTCAAAAGTGCCATTTTCGTATTCAAAAATCCCCTGGGAAGAAGTTGCATAGAGTTTTGCGCCATCTGTAGTAAATTCTTTTACTTGTATAGCATCTGTATTTAAAATTTTCGAATAGCTATTTTCTTTAATGCTGTATTTATAAATGCCACCTCCTGTATTTGCCGTAAACAAAGTGTCTTTTAGTTTTATAATTTCTTCGCCTTGTATTTTTATCGTTTGATCCTGAATCACCTTATAATTTGAATCCAGGGTGTATAGACTGTCAGAATCTGCAATTATAAGATTGTTGTCTTTTCCATCGAAAATATCCCTGGAGTAATTAATATTTAGTTCGTTAGTATCTGATAGAATTTTAATTCGTTCCTCTGTATTTTCTTTTACGTCTATCTTGTAAAATCCCTCTGTATCTGTTGCTACGATATACTTGTTTTCTTTCAGTTTTTTAATTGACCGGACGCTTTTTCCTTTTAAATAAGTTTTGATTTTACTTTTTATAAAAGAATAGGATTCTAAGGTGTTTCCGTGGAGAACCACCAGGTCTTTCCCAAAATCGTTGTATGTAATCTTTGAAAAATTCTTTACCTCAATGCTATGGAGTAACTCCTTCTTAAATTTCTTTAAACCATAAAGCTCAATGGCCGTATAATCACTATAAACCTCAGTTGAAAAAGCATAGTTAAAATCTGGTGTAAATTCCATTGCTTTCTTTTTACTAAGAAAGTCATTGGTATTAGGTTCTTCTACGAATTTTTTAATGTTACTATTGAATTTAAAAGCATTCTTATTGTTATCCACATAGGTATAAAAATCGTCATTTACTTTAAAAGGTGTATGGATGACCTGCGGAAAAAAATTAATCCCGTTACTAGCTTTAAAATCACTTTCGCTTATTTCTTTTGTGAATTTTCCCGCTTTATTCAAAAAAACTCCCTCTTTTTCAGTTTGTAACTTAATCAGTGTAAAGTCATCCATTGTGATTGCATCAGCCAAAAGCGGTTTAGCAACCGATCTTTCAAAGGGTATAGAATCAATAAATCTTACAGTTAATTCATCAAGGCTAGCACTATAAAATTTATCGTTTGAAGTGAGTACAATATGGGTTAAATCTCCCGCAGCGTAGGCTTTAGAAATTAAAAATTTTTCGTTTAAGTCGTTATACTCTTTAACAGCTTTAATTTCTAAAGTTTGTGTGTTGATGTAAAATAATTCAGCGCCTGCTGCCTGGTAATATAATTTTAGATAAAGCCCGTTGGCCTTATGTTTAAAGAAATGCCCTTCTCTAATTTTCTTATTTGAGGTATCAGGTAATTGTAGCGTAAAAAATTGAGCCCCATCAAAACGCTGTATTATAATTTCTTGCTCTCCTAAAATATATTCGTTAGAAAGTTTGTTTTCACCTAAAATCCATAGCCAACCGGTTGTATCATATATAGAATGATAAGGGGTGGAGATTAAATAACCATCTCTAAATGAAAAGCTGTTTTTACTAATTAATTGAGAACTTTCTTCCTGGCACCAAAGTGATATTGAATAAAGTAAAATGAATAAAGGAATTAATTTTTTCAATTTATGGTTTAAAACATATTAGACAATCAAATGTAGAAAAGGAGTACAGGTTTTTGCGCAAAAAAAATAATTATTTGGAAATAAATTATTCACTACAAAAAACGGTTTTTATAATGGGTTACTTAATATTTTCCAGTTGTAAGGTCTATTTAAACTGAACAAAATCAAAGCCTGAACCCTTTATTCATATTAAAACAACCGTTCACGACAAAAAAGTGGTAATTCACGACAATTTTTTTTAACCCACCTTCTTCTTTTCTACTTTTGAGTGAACAGCTTTATTATTTAATTATAAAGAAGCATTGATAAGACAATTATCACCTAAGATATTTGACAGGTTGCCCGGGTTATTTAGAACATTTCCTGGGGTATGTTTGAAGATTTTTACAATGAGGTGTTGTGAACAGAACTTCAAATTTATTTAAGGGTATAGAGAAGATATTTTTTGATTATGGGTAAATCTTGATGGCATGGGGCGAACTAACGAATTACCGAATTCTCTCACGTGGAGAGAGAAAGCTCTTCTAGAGGAGCAAGTAAATATGATTAATTATAATAACCACGAAAAATCGCTAAATGATAATTTTAGTAGTAGAGTGAACAATAGAGAAGAATAGATTTTTATAGGATATAGTTTGGGGATTAATTCGATAATAAATATTGTTTAAGTATTTTTATTTGGGGATAAAAATACATAGGTGTTAGACATATAATATGTTATCGGATTAATTTTAAAACCTTTCAGTTCGCTGGAAGGTTTTTTTATGTTCTAAAAGTTTTAATTATGGTTGTTGTGAGAGGGCGGGTTTTTACTTAATCTAATAATTACAAAGTCTCATCCTAACTACAGGGATCATTTCCTGGAAAATGCTTTGATATTTGCGCTACTGAATTCCTGCATACGTAAGTATCGACTTTTTTTGCTTATTCTTAAGGGGAATATTCTTCCGAAGTTATCTTTGAAGTTAGCGACCTCTATTGCTAAAAAGTTAATACTATCCTAATCAGGACGGTTATATTTCTATAATTACATACTTTTGTATCGTGCGCGATTTAATTTTGCACGATGCAAATTAAAGTTATGAAAAGAGCAGTCGAAACCACATTAACACAAAAAATCTTTAGAGTTCTACTAGCCCTGTTTATGATTTATGCAGGCTTTAGCCATTTAACCTTTAATAGGATTGAATTCCAGGCTCAGGTGCCAGACTGGGTTCCGTTAAGCAAAGATCTAGTTGTGATCTTATCTGGGATAGTTGAAATGGCACTAGGTCTGGCTTTGCTATTCTGGAAAAAGCAACGTGCTGTAACTGGTTGGGCATTAGCAAT contains the following coding sequences:
- a CDS encoding histidine kinase, with protein sequence MPFYKITRLFLLAFLWFNFAFAQNYPTKNYTAINQLPNNSVRSVLVDSKNRLWVGTENGVVKKENGEFQYFFEEDGLAQNSCWAIAEDESKSLWFGSYGEGISIYDGFEFKIISERDGLVHNQITKLFSSGNDMYVGTSNGVSIIDINTFEINALNTPPGRELFRVQDFLEYENQIYVVTYRSGIFKILNKDDQTELVKVNDHKFIYSVLVNNDSIYSSNNGFFTKSPISDYLTESDSVPLEKHGASIIWDYAKTRDHKIFAAAWGIYDTNGGIYELVDDKMVSRAAEFKLPSKEVISLAYDPKFEKLYVGTKDAGLFEIALNPQIKFHEVPGKNILGFAKTENTSAVLQNDAIVIKSGDEEKRITLPQLKNWQEAYVLNTKMPLPEHKDDFYELDHSTKAEEISFYDIKANQNTYWINTNIGVFAIKDSGKLNRYLPLHSEEINFTKTGNLIETNPYGGVRVYSDLDLFNYTHFPKENSQTPTMVVSSLQRGNKTYFLSVFSGLYTCENNEFKSYLDNGVWSEKKLKHITVLGKDLAISNEFGDVFIIKDDESFRIENKIPRAKIQGNSISFLENYKETLIIGTEKGLTLYKNGRFIFLDEEQGLEQALLSAEVTQSSISIGSKNGYYDVDLNAVLDTNTLVDQIELKEVFINNKKFALGSYNVQDNLKLAYNQNTILLNFSTNAHPYPNKLKYQYRLNEDDPWSIISSKPEIFLASLPTENYNIDVKVSDESTGLSYTQPLLNLTVLPPFWKTWWFISLIVGLGILGIYSIYRFQIKQHQKFEAQKRLIKKRFEETKMEALLAQMNPHFIFNAMNSIQYYIMDSDIDKATVFLGDFSKLIRLNLDHCTKPTILLIEEIEYLQSYIRVENTRFNNKIKVEFEIDPSIDPYEIEIPTMLLQTFVENVFVHAFPPDVTNPTLKVSFKLLSEDILQCKIEDNGIGFSNNSTNKLHESKGVSLVKERLALLGYDIKEAVKINSIKNKGTSVTLKLKV
- a CDS encoding class I SAM-dependent methyltransferase, whose protein sequence is MKNYTSAILITMLSLCFLQCKGQTNNTNSNYTFQGGSLDGIGKFYKGREISHVMGYQGINWLERPEREQEENTSKLIQNMKIESGDTIADIGAGSGYHVFKMAPKAGQGLIFAVDIQSEMLQAIRDRKKKEDINQIKVVKGTEKSVNLPENSVDKILMVDVYHEFSFPVEMLTSMHKALRADGKIFLIEYRGEDASIPIKKLHKMTEAQAVKEFKANGFLLEENIDNLPWQHCMVFIKE
- a CDS encoding class I SAM-dependent methyltransferase, with protein sequence MAQIYEHNLWGGDKYEYYSGLGSHHPDLVNSYIALVSSFLKEFETPPVVCDLGCGDFNIGKELVEHSQKYIAVDIVPELIAHNKKTFKTENLEFHSLDIAKENLPLGDCVILRQVLQHLSNTEIKCVIEKLYNYKYVILTEHLPEGNFEPNKDIISGQGIRLKKQSGVNLLASPFNFKVKEEKQLLSIKSPGFKGVVVTTLYKVN
- a CDS encoding response regulator transcription factor, with amino-acid sequence MSSIKIYILEDEIITQELLKQTLEDLDFKICGMATNAETALIEIHQLKPDIAILDIRVEGLKTGVWLGNQLDIPIIYLTAFNDEETIKKAIATKPTSYLVKPFNNKDLYIAVELAVSKINNKAQIIVRDKNRKIILSEEQILFAKKEDQYLILHLKDSEKLIRSSIKDFLEQMNSSSFIQVHRSFVINKNCVTAFNTKEIIINNSSIPISKTYAKEILEEIS
- a CDS encoding sensor histidine kinase; its protein translation is MKKLIPLFILLYSISLWCQEESSQLISKNSFSFRDGYLISTPYHSIYDTTGWLWILGENKLSNEYILGEQEIIIQRFDGAQFFTLQLPDTSNKKIREGHFFKHKANGLYLKLYYQAAGAELFYINTQTLEIKAVKEYNDLNEKFLISKAYAAGDLTHIVLTSNDKFYSASLDELTVRFIDSIPFERSVAKPLLADAITMDDFTLIKLQTEKEGVFLNKAGKFTKEISESDFKASNGINFFPQVIHTPFKVNDDFYTYVDNNKNAFKFNSNIKKFVEEPNTNDFLSKKKAMEFTPDFNYAFSTEVYSDYTAIELYGLKKFKKELLHSIEVKNFSKITYNDFGKDLVVLHGNTLESYSFIKSKIKTYLKGKSVRSIKKLKENKYIVATDTEGFYKIDVKENTEERIKILSDTNELNINYSRDIFDGKDNNLIIADSDSLYTLDSNYKVIQDQTIKIQGEEIIKLKDTLFTANTGGGIYKYSIKENSYSKILNTDAIQVKEFTTDGAKLYATSSQGIFEYENGTFETYEFENVETDHLLSINYLEDYGILVSTKFGEIYTFDTATKKLNLFYEDELNASIVGMVADNTGTLWLNTYAGIVSLEPSSKQIIRYTNKDGVYELKGNRFSTYKDEQDGSIFMGNFRGLSYFKPDGLVEKDLRIQPQFTSISFFNSENDRWKINTSPDFLNNTSEIVLPSEYRRFSATISVLGQTNPQDIKYRFRLLNSESDLQWFTTFSGRELLFANLAAGTYILQVEAYNISKQKLGERIALKIISEEVFYKTWWFALLLFLSVSLTILYLFYQYKIKQDLFAKNEIALNDAKTKHTMMLEIHHRIKNNLQIVSGLLGLQMAKSTNKELKTKLQDSQSRIESIAGIHNLLYNTSNQDFISIKENIENSVAYYQKLFPKNVKYHLDIDTSLLSIKQATPFSLLLNELINNSNKHAFPDTENPEIFIHFKKRDKKYVFEYFDNGSFKKQANQKESMGMKIIEMMNKQLKGDLKIENTTNFKLTLLFSTNE
- a CDS encoding DoxX family membrane protein, producing the protein MKRAVETTLTQKIFRVLLALFMIYAGFSHLTFNRIEFQAQVPDWVPLSKDLVVILSGIVEMALGLALLFWKKQRAVTGWALAIFFVLIFPGNVAQYLDGKDAFGALDSDRARLIRLFFQPVLIAWALWSSGAWKAWRNSKK